Proteins encoded by one window of Lutibacter sp. A64:
- a CDS encoding FAD-dependent oxidoreductase: MKKQNKKQEMSRRKFISLAGGAAASLAAMSAIGMPVDWALNNPEIDVDSLNTDKIKTDVLVIGSGMAGLFAAVKAHDAGAKVVMVSKGRLGASGQTPFAKGIFAFDPEKEDLSLDEFVAKVSRSALGTNNKAYTKQMAQHSLARVNELKEWGFFNSSLYNKSFSKPIEERNIPVQERITITHLIKENGSVVGAAGFSIDTQKVLFYEAKSVILCTGAGGFKPNGFPICDLTHDGTIMAYNIGAKVTGKEWNDGHPGKSENAAACYDGWGDMFEQKPSTTGVEIRHDLGVDMNYVAYKNGSPLKMGPPGSGQQTDVSGGPYTPEEFTRQNATPPGGKEGGRPPREGKGGPPKGGKGDGAPPGMGGSIVGGSSAGMAIHKSEGLVPINDQCESTIPGLYAAGDALGSYMAGAIYTQIGSSLAGSAVQGAVAGEAAASYSKKINTVTISISKLKEIEAEILAPLKLEAGYSPAWVTQTLQGIMIPNFIIYIKKENLLKAALAYVEELRDHHIPMLRAANMHELRLAHETKNMIVSAEMKLKASIMRTESRCSHYRLDYPEVDTENWEVWLNIFKGEDNTMQFEKQPFNTWATT; this comes from the coding sequence ATGAAAAAGCAAAACAAAAAACAGGAAATGTCTAGACGAAAATTTATAAGCTTAGCGGGTGGAGCTGCTGCAAGTTTAGCTGCAATGTCGGCAATAGGAATGCCAGTAGACTGGGCTTTAAATAATCCTGAAATTGATGTTGATTCTTTAAATACAGATAAAATTAAAACCGATGTATTGGTAATAGGAAGTGGAATGGCAGGTTTATTTGCAGCAGTAAAAGCACACGATGCAGGGGCAAAAGTAGTAATGGTTTCTAAAGGAAGGCTTGGTGCTTCTGGTCAAACACCTTTTGCTAAAGGAATTTTTGCTTTTGATCCAGAAAAAGAAGATTTAAGTTTAGATGAATTTGTTGCAAAAGTATCTCGTTCGGCCTTAGGTACAAATAATAAAGCTTATACAAAACAAATGGCGCAACATTCTTTAGCGCGTGTAAATGAGTTAAAAGAATGGGGCTTTTTTAATTCTTCATTATATAATAAAAGTTTTAGCAAACCTATTGAAGAAAGAAATATACCAGTGCAAGAGCGTATTACTATAACACATTTAATAAAAGAGAATGGGAGTGTTGTTGGTGCTGCTGGTTTTAGTATTGATACACAAAAAGTTCTATTTTATGAAGCAAAAAGCGTCATTTTATGTACTGGAGCAGGAGGTTTTAAACCAAACGGTTTTCCAATTTGCGATCTTACACACGACGGAACTATAATGGCTTACAATATTGGAGCAAAAGTAACAGGTAAAGAGTGGAATGATGGGCATCCTGGGAAATCTGAAAATGCAGCAGCGTGTTATGATGGTTGGGGAGATATGTTTGAACAAAAACCAAGTACAACAGGTGTTGAAATTCGCCATGATTTAGGTGTGGATATGAATTATGTAGCTTATAAAAATGGAAGTCCTTTAAAAATGGGACCTCCTGGATCTGGTCAACAAACAGATGTTAGTGGAGGTCCTTATACACCAGAAGAATTTACACGTCAAAATGCTACGCCACCGGGCGGAAAAGAAGGAGGAAGGCCACCAAGAGAAGGAAAAGGAGGTCCGCCAAAAGGAGGTAAAGGAGATGGAGCTCCTCCTGGAATGGGTGGTAGTATAGTTGGTGGTTCTTCTGCAGGAATGGCAATACATAAATCTGAAGGATTAGTACCAATTAACGATCAATGTGAATCTACAATACCCGGACTCTATGCTGCTGGTGATGCGTTGGGTTCTTATATGGCAGGAGCAATTTATACTCAAATTGGTTCATCTTTGGCAGGTTCTGCTGTTCAAGGGGCTGTGGCAGGTGAAGCAGCTGCTAGTTATAGTAAAAAAATAAATACAGTTACAATTTCAATTTCAAAATTAAAAGAAATTGAAGCAGAAATATTAGCGCCTTTAAAACTAGAGGCAGGTTATAGTCCGGCTTGGGTAACACAAACTTTACAAGGTATTATGATTCCTAATTTTATTATTTATATAAAAAAAGAGAATTTATTAAAAGCAGCCTTAGCTTATGTTGAAGAATTAAGAGACCATCATATACCAATGCTTAGAGCTGCAAATATGCACGAATTACGTTTGGCACACGAAACTAAAAATATGATTGTTAGTGCTGAAATGAAACTAAAAGCGTCTATTATGAGAACTGAAAGTAGATGTAGTCATTATCGTTTAGATTACCCTGAAGTAGATACTGAAAATTGGGAAGTTTGGTTAAATATTTTTAAAGGTGAAGATAATACCATGCAGTTTGAAAAGCAACCTTTTAATACTTGGGCAACAACTTAA
- a CDS encoding Lcl C-terminal domain-containing protein: MKLTTKFLSVLFLSFLISAISCSDDEINGTDTNSNSELIINNYIQIATGQTTLYNNDGEVLSSLNTGDRFYGQDANYQKGVAMSFKDNNDGTITDNNTGLMWEQIPTPDEFTWEEAKEYCENLELGGYDDWRLPSLKELYSVADFSVGWPYIDTDYFALASGEVSKDEQFWSSNLYVGVTVEGGSNAAFGVNIVTGHIKAYAASMPVDGDIDAGTPPDSGTPPSADGDGIPTGNPLAKYVRAVRGDTYGTNNFVDNGNNTISDNNTGLMWAKEDDGVVLDWEDALAYAENSELAGYTDWRLPNVKELQGIVDYSRSPTATDPANVGPAIDPIFNCTEMTSEAGYDDYGYYWTSTSANFTSGQPYYYAWYVAFGRAVNAEGEDFHGAGGVRFDTKDEDGPAGEDAERYFNYVRLVRNIN; the protein is encoded by the coding sequence ATGAAATTAACAACAAAATTTTTAAGTGTTTTATTTCTTTCATTTTTAATTAGTGCAATTAGCTGTAGTGATGATGAAATTAATGGTACAGACACAAATTCTAATTCAGAATTAATCATAAATAATTACATTCAAATTGCTACAGGACAAACAACATTATACAATAATGATGGTGAAGTATTAAGTAGTTTAAATACTGGAGATCGCTTTTACGGACAAGATGCCAATTACCAAAAAGGGGTAGCTATGTCTTTTAAAGATAATAATGATGGAACTATAACAGATAATAATACGGGTTTAATGTGGGAACAAATACCTACACCTGATGAGTTTACTTGGGAAGAAGCTAAAGAATATTGCGAAAATCTTGAATTAGGAGGCTATGATGATTGGAGATTGCCAAGCTTAAAAGAACTATATTCTGTTGCAGATTTTAGTGTCGGTTGGCCGTATATTGATACTGACTATTTTGCATTAGCAAGTGGAGAAGTTTCTAAAGACGAGCAATTTTGGTCTAGTAATTTATATGTTGGCGTTACCGTTGAAGGTGGATCAAACGCTGCTTTTGGTGTTAATATTGTAACCGGACATATTAAAGCCTACGCAGCTTCAATGCCAGTAGATGGAGATATAGATGCTGGAACTCCTCCTGATTCTGGAACTCCTCCTTCAGCTGACGGAGATGGTATTCCAACTGGTAATCCTTTAGCAAAATATGTACGCGCAGTAAGAGGAGATACTTATGGTACTAATAATTTTGTAGATAATGGAAATAATACTATTTCAGATAATAATACGGGTTTAATGTGGGCTAAAGAAGATGATGGTGTAGTATTAGACTGGGAAGATGCATTAGCGTATGCCGAAAATTCTGAATTAGCAGGTTATACAGACTGGCGTTTACCTAATGTTAAAGAACTACAAGGTATTGTAGATTACTCACGTTCTCCAACAGCAACTGATCCAGCAAATGTTGGACCTGCAATAGATCCAATATTTAATTGTACAGAAATGACAAGTGAAGCTGGATATGATGATTATGGTTATTATTGGACAAGTACGTCAGCTAACTTTACAAGTGGACAACCTTATTATTATGCCTGGTATGTTGCATTTGGTAGAGCTGTAAATGCAGAAGGTGAAGATTTTCATGGTGCTGGAGGAGTTCGATTTGATACTAAAGATGAAGATGGTCCTGCAGGAGAAGATGCCGAGCGTTATTTTAATTATGTAAGATTGGTTAGAAACATAAATTAA
- a CDS encoding CotH kinase family protein, giving the protein MKTPFLIKTSLLVLSTYFLVSCTDDTNTIADIETEIGEGTNTEVQITDLDFEPTDWTEETHSKNVDPNFDEVFSNTEVKRFDFVISEDNWEAMLNNMTDLYGNFGGTFSGPGGSFPGGGTASVSSDEDPIFVPGSVYYNGKEWYKVGLRFKGNSSLQSSWQAGILKLAFKMDFDEFEDDYPQIKNQRFYGFKKFSLKNNYDDSSFLREKVATEVFQNAGLAASNTSFYTLYVDYGDGPKYFGLYTLVEEVDGTVIDTQFSSDEGNLYKPEDYGASFEEGTFNEEGFTKKTNEDEADWTDIENVFSALHATTRTTDAATWRTNLEAVFDVDTFLNYLAVNTVIQNWDTYGRMEHNYYLYNNPENNLITWIPWDNNEALQEGKLGGSLNLNFSDLSSGDWPLIEYLYDDEVYRAKYDSYVQATIDGPFETSYIQGVYDTYSSLVEPYATTELSGFSFLSNSNSFYSAISTLKAHAASRASAVNNYLN; this is encoded by the coding sequence ATGAAAACACCATTTTTAATAAAAACAAGTCTTTTGGTATTGTCTACTTACTTTTTAGTGAGTTGTACAGATGATACTAATACAATTGCAGATATAGAAACAGAAATTGGAGAAGGTACTAATACAGAAGTACAAATAACTGATTTAGATTTTGAACCAACAGATTGGACTGAGGAAACACATAGTAAAAATGTAGACCCAAACTTTGATGAGGTATTTAGTAATACAGAAGTAAAAAGATTTGATTTTGTTATTTCAGAAGACAATTGGGAAGCAATGCTAAATAATATGACTGATTTATATGGAAATTTTGGAGGTACATTTAGTGGGCCTGGTGGTTCATTTCCAGGAGGAGGAACTGCTTCTGTTTCTTCAGATGAAGACCCTATTTTTGTTCCAGGTTCTGTGTATTACAACGGTAAAGAATGGTATAAAGTAGGTTTGCGTTTTAAAGGAAACTCTAGTTTACAAAGTTCTTGGCAAGCTGGTATTTTAAAATTGGCTTTTAAAATGGATTTTGATGAGTTTGAAGATGATTATCCACAGATAAAAAATCAACGTTTTTACGGGTTCAAAAAATTTAGTCTAAAAAATAATTATGATGATAGCTCATTTTTAAGAGAGAAAGTAGCTACAGAAGTGTTTCAAAATGCTGGGTTAGCAGCTTCAAATACGTCATTTTATACACTTTATGTAGATTATGGAGATGGACCAAAATATTTTGGATTGTATACTTTGGTTGAAGAGGTTGATGGTACTGTAATTGACACTCAATTTTCTAGCGATGAAGGAAATCTGTACAAGCCAGAAGATTATGGGGCAAGTTTTGAAGAAGGAACATTTAATGAAGAAGGGTTTACCAAAAAAACTAACGAAGATGAAGCTGATTGGACAGATATTGAAAATGTATTTTCTGCTTTACACGCAACAACAAGAACTACAGATGCCGCAACTTGGAGAACTAATTTAGAAGCAGTATTTGATGTAGATACATTTTTAAATTATTTAGCCGTAAATACAGTAATTCAAAATTGGGATACTTATGGTAGAATGGAACATAATTACTACCTATACAACAATCCAGAGAATAACTTAATAACGTGGATTCCTTGGGATAATAATGAAGCCTTACAAGAAGGTAAATTAGGAGGGTCATTAAATTTAAATTTCTCAGACCTTTCAAGTGGAGATTGGCCTTTAATTGAATATTTATATGATGATGAAGTATATAGAGCTAAATACGATAGTTATGTACAAGCAACAATTGATGGGCCTTTTGAAACAAGTTACATTCAAGGAGTTTACGATACATATTCGAGTTTAGTAGAACCGTATGCAACTACAGAATTAAGTGGTTTCTCATTTTTAAGTAATAGCAATTCGTTTTATTCTGCAATTTCAACATTAAAAGCACATGCTGCAAGTAGAGCATCAGCTGTAAATAATTATTTGAATTAG
- a CDS encoding sensor histidine kinase: MKLIKKNYNFASFEPFIIIAFWALLFASPLLFGRYEKQIEWDQVFKVWINYLPLLALFLVNRFILLPKLFFKSKKLLYFVVTSLVILIIATGIYSFDKNNDIPNLEPPVMELQKGNPPPIRQGRDLPPPKNLRLGNSPRPIPLYANFLILAVLLVGFDAGLQISMRWANLEQEKFKIQKESVENQLAFLRNQISPHFFMNTLNNIHALVDIDTEESKNAIIKLSNLMRHLLYDSEGKSTSIKKEIEFIESYIELMKLRFSSKVKINVEIPSEIPDKSIPPLLFTSLLENAFKHGVSYNKDSFINILMRFTEDKLQFEIENSNHPKKDDEASGIGVENTKKRLALLFKDNFDFKISETKEVYKVNLSIPL, translated from the coding sequence ATGAAACTTATAAAGAAAAATTACAATTTCGCATCTTTTGAACCTTTTATAATTATTGCCTTTTGGGCATTATTATTTGCTTCTCCTTTATTGTTTGGTCGTTATGAAAAACAAATAGAATGGGATCAAGTTTTTAAGGTTTGGATAAATTATTTACCTTTATTAGCTTTGTTTTTAGTAAATAGGTTTATACTACTTCCCAAGCTTTTTTTTAAGAGTAAAAAACTATTGTATTTTGTTGTTACTTCATTAGTTATTTTAATTATAGCAACAGGAATTTATTCTTTTGATAAAAATAATGATATTCCTAATTTAGAGCCTCCGGTAATGGAGTTACAAAAGGGAAATCCACCTCCAATACGCCAAGGGAGAGATTTACCTCCACCCAAAAACCTTAGGTTAGGCAATAGTCCTAGGCCAATACCATTGTATGCTAATTTTTTGATTTTAGCGGTTTTATTGGTAGGGTTCGATGCTGGTTTGCAAATTTCAATGCGCTGGGCAAATTTAGAGCAAGAAAAATTTAAAATTCAAAAAGAAAGTGTAGAAAATCAATTGGCTTTTTTAAGAAACCAAATCAGTCCACATTTTTTTATGAATACACTTAACAATATTCATGCGCTTGTTGATATTGATACTGAAGAATCTAAAAATGCAATCATTAAATTGTCTAATTTAATGCGTCATTTATTATACGATTCTGAAGGAAAATCAACTTCAATAAAAAAAGAAATTGAATTTATTGAAAGTTATATTGAATTGATGAAACTTCGTTTTTCAAGCAAAGTGAAAATTAATGTTGAAATTCCTTCAGAAATACCTGATAAATCAATTCCGCCATTGTTGTTTACTTCATTATTAGAAAATGCTTTTAAACACGGTGTAAGCTATAATAAAGACTCTTTTATTAATATTTTAATGCGTTTTACTGAAGATAAATTGCAATTTGAAATTGAGAATAGTAACCATCCTAAAAAAGACGATGAAGCTTCAGGAATTGGTGTAGAAAACACCAAAAAAAGATTGGCTTTATTATTTAAAGATAATTTCGATTTTAAAATCTCTGAAACTAAAGAGGTTTACAAAGTTAATTTAAGTATACCGTTATGA
- a CDS encoding LytR/AlgR family response regulator transcription factor, giving the protein MIKCIAIDDEPLALRQITSYIDKTPFLELQNSFESAIEALSYLQENSVELMFVDINMPDLNGMDFVKSLENPPKIIFTTAYSEYALEGFKVDALDYLLKPIDYAAFLKSSNKAKSWFSLQNSKPEQINSNNDFLFIKSEYKILRVKLNDIKYIEGMREYVRIHLINEKPIMTLLSMKVVEQQLPSDSFMRVHRSFIVNLKMITTIERNRIVFDKVYIPISEQHKEDFQKFINNNFLS; this is encoded by the coding sequence ATGATAAAATGTATTGCAATAGATGATGAGCCATTAGCTTTAAGGCAAATTACAAGTTATATTGATAAAACACCTTTTTTAGAACTTCAAAATAGTTTTGAAAGCGCCATTGAAGCATTATCTTACCTTCAAGAAAATAGTGTAGAATTAATGTTTGTAGATATTAATATGCCCGATTTAAATGGAATGGACTTTGTAAAATCTTTAGAAAATCCTCCTAAAATTATTTTTACAACCGCATATAGCGAATATGCCTTGGAAGGCTTTAAAGTTGACGCCTTAGATTATTTATTAAAACCTATTGATTATGCAGCATTTTTAAAATCTTCAAACAAAGCAAAATCTTGGTTTAGTTTACAAAATTCTAAACCCGAACAAATTAATAGTAATAACGATTTTTTATTTATAAAATCTGAATATAAAATTTTACGTGTTAAATTAAATGATATAAAGTATATTGAAGGAATGCGTGAATATGTGCGTATTCATTTAATTAATGAAAAGCCAATTATGACCTTGTTAAGTATGAAAGTTGTAGAGCAACAATTACCTAGCGATAGTTTTATGCGTGTGCACCGTTCTTTTATTGTAAATTTAAAAATGATTACAACTATTGAACGCAATAGAATTGTTTTTGACAAAGTTTACATTCCAATAAGCGAACAACATAAGGAAGATTTTCAAAAATTTATAAATAATAATTTTTTATCATAA
- the hflX gene encoding GTPase HflX, which produces MIEEKKVTSEEAVLIGVVTQHQDEDQSNEYLDELEFLTLTAGGKAVKRFTQKLENPHPKTYIGTGKLEDVKAYMTANNIETAIFDDELSSSQLRNIEKVLDCKVLDRTNLILDIFAGRAQTSYARTQVELAQCQYLLPRLTRLWTHLERQKGGIGMRGPGETEIETDRRIIRDKITLLKKKLKTIDKQMAVQRKNRGKMVRVALVGYTNVGKSTLMNVVSKSEVFAENKLFATLDTTVRKVVIKNIPFLLTDTVGFIRKLPTQLVESFKSTLDEVREADLLLHVVDISHPNFEDHIASVNKILDEIESVDKPTIMVFNKIDAYKHQTIDEDDLVTEKTKAHYTLADWKKTWMNKLDENNCLFISALNKENMEEFRAKVFEEVKKIHITRFPYNDFLYDEYTEEDAN; this is translated from the coding sequence ATGATAGAAGAGAAAAAAGTAACATCTGAAGAAGCTGTCTTAATTGGAGTTGTAACGCAACATCAAGATGAAGATCAATCTAACGAATATTTAGACGAACTAGAGTTTTTAACATTAACCGCTGGTGGTAAGGCTGTAAAAAGGTTTACTCAAAAATTAGAAAACCCACATCCTAAAACATATATTGGTACAGGAAAATTGGAAGATGTAAAAGCCTATATGACTGCTAACAATATAGAAACTGCCATTTTTGATGATGAGCTTTCATCTTCACAATTGCGTAATATAGAAAAAGTGCTCGACTGTAAAGTACTAGATAGAACCAATTTAATACTTGATATTTTTGCCGGTAGAGCGCAAACAAGTTATGCACGCACACAAGTAGAATTAGCTCAATGTCAATATTTACTACCTCGATTAACTAGACTTTGGACTCACCTTGAGCGTCAAAAAGGGGGAATTGGTATGCGTGGACCTGGTGAAACAGAAATTGAAACAGATAGACGTATTATACGCGATAAAATAACCTTGCTTAAAAAGAAATTAAAAACCATAGATAAGCAAATGGCTGTACAACGTAAAAACCGTGGTAAAATGGTACGTGTTGCTCTTGTAGGTTATACAAATGTTGGTAAATCTACGTTAATGAATGTTGTAAGTAAAAGTGAAGTGTTTGCAGAAAATAAACTATTTGCTACATTAGATACAACTGTAAGAAAAGTTGTAATTAAAAACATTCCATTTTTATTAACCGATACCGTTGGTTTTATTAGAAAATTACCAACACAATTAGTTGAAAGTTTTAAATCTACTTTAGATGAAGTTAGAGAGGCTGATTTATTACTACATGTTGTGGATATTTCGCATCCAAATTTTGAAGATCATATTGCATCTGTAAACAAAATTTTAGATGAAATTGAAAGTGTAGACAAACCTACTATAATGGTTTTTAATAAAATTGATGCGTATAAACATCAAACTATCGATGAGGATGATTTAGTTACCGAAAAAACAAAAGCACACTATACTTTAGCAGATTGGAAAAAAACATGGATGAATAAATTAGATGAAAATAATTGCTTATTTATTTCAGCTCTTAACAAAGAAAATATGGAAGAGTTTAGAGCAAAAGTTTTTGAAGAAGTAAAAAAAATACACATTACGCGTTTTCCGTATAACGATTTTTTATACGATGAATATACAGAAGAAGACGCTAATTAA
- a CDS encoding sensor histidine kinase yields MPYLFFEYENFNYLSNAYEAKGDYKKALFNHKLYQKNRDSVLRSKKHEQLAKLDVIYELEEKEHIISLLENNKKIAAFELKNRSIIIYVLIIFSAFFLVFIHVLYKQKKERKKAFNLLLIEKEKAEESDRLKSAFLSNMSHEIRTPMNAIMGFSNFLKNTNLDAKKRDHFIDIINISGERLMTIINDIIDISKLESNQLKTVSKKFNFEQTLNEIIEIQKKTNPLVAKKNLELKLFPSQTIQDNFITSDENRFSQIVNNLISNAVKFSPNKEIIEIGYYLKYYKKKVYVEFYVRDFGNGISKSKFNLIFKRFFQADESDFKVGNGLGLSICKGLVTLLNGEIWLESEENKGTTFYFTLPY; encoded by the coding sequence TTGCCATATCTATTTTTCGAATATGAAAATTTTAATTATCTAAGCAATGCTTATGAAGCAAAAGGAGATTATAAAAAGGCCCTATTTAACCACAAACTTTATCAAAAAAATAGAGATAGTGTTTTACGCTCTAAAAAACATGAACAATTAGCAAAATTAGATGTAATTTATGAACTAGAAGAAAAAGAACATATAATTTCTTTATTAGAGAACAATAAAAAAATTGCAGCATTTGAATTAAAGAATAGATCTATTATAATTTACGTACTTATTATTTTTAGTGCTTTTTTTCTAGTGTTTATACATGTGTTATACAAACAAAAAAAGGAACGTAAAAAAGCATTTAATTTATTGTTAATTGAAAAAGAAAAGGCAGAAGAAAGCGACCGTTTAAAATCTGCTTTTTTATCCAATATGAGTCATGAAATTAGAACTCCAATGAATGCAATTATGGGATTTTCTAATTTTTTAAAAAACACAAATTTAGATGCAAAAAAAAGAGATCATTTTATAGATATTATCAACATTTCTGGAGAACGTTTAATGACAATAATTAATGATATTATTGATATTTCAAAATTAGAATCTAACCAATTAAAAACAGTATCTAAAAAATTTAATTTTGAGCAAACATTAAATGAAATTATTGAAATTCAGAAAAAAACAAATCCTTTAGTCGCTAAAAAAAATTTAGAACTTAAATTATTTCCATCACAAACAATTCAAGATAACTTTATTACTTCGGATGAAAACAGGTTTTCTCAAATTGTCAATAACTTAATTAGCAATGCCGTAAAATTTTCTCCAAATAAAGAAATTATTGAAATTGGATATTATTTAAAATATTATAAAAAGAAAGTTTACGTAGAATTTTATGTAAGAGATTTTGGAAACGGCATATCTAAAAGTAAGTTTAACTTAATTTTTAAACGTTTTTTTCAAGCAGATGAAAGTGATTTTAAAGTAGGAAATGGCCTAGGATTAAGTATTTGTAAAGGATTGGTAACTTTATTAAATGGTGAAATTTGGCTAGAATCCGAAGAAAACAAAGGCACAACCTTTTATTTTACACTTCCTTATTAA